One window of Desulfobacca acetoxidans DSM 11109 genomic DNA carries:
- a CDS encoding tyrosine-type recombinase/integrase, whose translation MAKHSGRIWWIEYYDHERRLRRERIGPNKAAAEQRYREVRSLLAEGRFVRKCPDAKTTFKTLADWYLNLPEVKAKRSYSRDERSLKKLLPVFGDKLLKDITPAMVEKYRQDRLSELSYRGNPTKPATVNREMALLKIIFNKAIANEKAEKTPVKGLKMLKENNARDRVLSEAEYLNLINQCPGYLRPIVKVAYHTGMRQGEILSLTWGQIDLKEGFITLRPEDTKTNEARLIPLNSELMDLFKGIPRGLPQLRVFLKNGNPITSIRESFQSACRKANITDFTFHDLRHTFTTNMRRAGIHDSVIMAITGHKTTAMFLRYNTVGRDELRALVREKI comes from the coding sequence TTGGCGAAGCACAGCGGGCGGATTTGGTGGATTGAGTATTACGATCATGAGCGACGGCTGCGGCGGGAGCGGATCGGCCCCAACAAGGCGGCGGCGGAGCAGCGGTATCGGGAAGTGAGGAGCTTACTGGCTGAGGGGAGGTTTGTCAGGAAATGCCCTGATGCGAAGACCACATTCAAAACCCTGGCTGACTGGTATTTAAACCTCCCGGAAGTTAAGGCCAAGCGGAGTTATAGCCGGGATGAAAGGAGCTTGAAAAAACTTCTCCCGGTTTTTGGCGACAAACTCTTGAAGGATATAACCCCGGCAATGGTCGAGAAATACCGGCAGGATAGGTTATCCGAACTATCTTACCGGGGAAACCCCACAAAACCGGCCACCGTAAACCGGGAAATGGCATTACTGAAAATTATCTTCAACAAGGCTATAGCCAACGAAAAAGCCGAAAAAACTCCCGTTAAAGGCTTGAAGATGCTCAAAGAAAATAATGCCAGGGACCGGGTTTTATCGGAAGCGGAGTATTTAAATTTAATAAATCAATGCCCTGGATACCTCAGGCCGATTGTCAAGGTTGCCTATCATACCGGCATGAGACAGGGGGAAATTCTTTCTTTGACGTGGGGACAGATAGATTTGAAGGAGGGATTTATCACCTTGCGGCCCGAAGATACCAAAACTAACGAAGCCCGGCTAATTCCCCTCAATTCAGAACTTATGGATTTATTTAAGGGCATACCCAGGGGGTTGCCACAGTTGAGGGTCTTCCTGAAAAACGGGAACCCCATAACGTCAATTCGTGAAAGCTTTCAATCGGCTTGTCGAAAAGCAAACATTACCGACTTTACTTTCCACGATCTCCGGCATACTTTCACGACTAACATGAGGCGGGCGGGTATTCATGATTCTGTGATTATGGCAATTACCGGCCACAAGACCACGGCCATGTTTTTGAGATATAACACCGTGGGCAGGGATGAACTCAGGGCCCTGGTGAGGGAGAAAATTTGA